A window of the Microplitis mediator isolate UGA2020A chromosome 5, iyMicMedi2.1, whole genome shotgun sequence genome harbors these coding sequences:
- the LOC130668262 gene encoding sodium-coupled monocarboxylate transporter 1: protein MENSERWYFHWADWLVFGTMLSFSAGAGIWHFKKASQSTTLEYLLGRTSLNVFTVSASLIASFISGVTILGTPAEIYNYGTQYWITIISLLLCGIIVTCVYLPVFMTLRLNSCYEYLELRFSRSVRLLISLIFVVDVVLYQSIVVYVPALALNQVTGINVYLIGGIVCLVCVFYTVLGGIRAVVWTDAFQVGIMIAAVLTVTSLGTYEVGGPSEVWKKALEAKRIQFLNFDPSPYTRHTVWSVLIGSCLYSTSYIAVNQTIVQRYSSLPTMKVSKIAIGIFTIGIMLFISLTCWCGLVLLTWWSPPKCDPRASKLIERDDQMLPAYVMQIAGHLYGIPGLFTAGIFSAALSTLSVGLNSTSVVLLEDFVKGYFRMKPNDRVSTIFVKTVVIFLGLFAMGFLFVIEKLGGVLAVTGSLSAIAAGTSFGVFTLGMLVPWANSKGALVGAIAGFLISGWSSLGANAMIGTGAVIPKKLPVDFSYCSGNVSQSFINQFPVDHNEDDVFPLYRLSYHWFTGLGTITVLIVGVIVTWITGPEDIINVNRDLLSPVIHRFLPDQKNNFEMGKWQQRSNVDINTQTTNFLNDRPQITAPLNETLS, encoded by the exons ATGGAGAACTCTGAACGATGGTACTTCCACTGGGCAGACTGGTTGGTATTTGGTACAATGCTAAGTTTTTCAGCAGGAGCTGGTATTTGGCACTTCAAAAAAGCTAGTCAGTCAACGACACTCGAGTACTTGCTTGGCAGAACAAGTTTGAATGTTTTTACAGTATCTGCCTCTCTTATCGCCAG ctttaTATCTGGAGTTACGATATTGGGAACGCCTgctgaaatttataattatggtaCACAGTATTggataacaataatatcacTTTTACTTTGTGGAATTATTGTTACTTGTGTTTATTTACCAGTATTTATGACTTTACGTTTAAATTCTTGTTATGAG tacttAGAATTGAGGTTTAGTAGATCAGttagattattaatttccCTAATTTTCGTAGTTGATGTG gTACTTTATCAATCAATTGTCGTTTACGTACCAGCGCTCGCCTTAAATCAag TTACGGGAATAAATGTGTACCTAATTGGCGGGATCGTGTGTCTCGTTTGCGTATTTTACACCGTTTTG GGCGGAATCAGAGCTGTCGTATGGACAGATGCTTTTCAAGTTGGAATAATGATTGCCGCAGTTCTAACAGTCACTAGTCTGGGTACTTATGAAGTTGGTGGTCCGTCAGAAGTATGGAAAAAAGCGCTGGAGGCCAAGAGAATACAATTtctaaa ctTCGATCCTTCGCCGTACACAAGGCACACTGTTTGGTCGGTTTTAATTGGATCTTGTCTTTATAGTACGTCCTACATTGCCGTTAATCAAACAATAGTGCAGCGTTATAGCTCCCTCCCAACTATGAAAGTctcaaaaat AGCAATAGGAATTTTCACCATCGGAATAATGCTTTTTATTTCGCTGACATGCTGGTGCGGTCTTGTTTTATTAACATGGTGGTCGCCGCCAAAATGTGATCCAAGAGCCTCAAAGTTAATTGAAAGAGATGATCAAATGCTGCCTGCTTATGTTATGCAGATCGCTGGTCATTTGTACGGAATCCCCGGATTATTTACTGCCGGCATATTCAGCGCCGCCTTGAG taCTCTGTCTGTAGGTTTGAATTCGACCTCAGTTGTGCTCTTAGAGGACTTTGTAAAAGGATATTTTCGTATGAAGCCCAATGATCGTGTTTCGACGATTTTTGTTAAGACTGTCGTTATATTTCTTGGATTATTTGCCATGggttttttgttcgttattgAAAAACTCGGCGGTGTATTGGCA gtcACTGGAAGTCTCTCCGCGATAGCTGCAGGCACTTCTTTCGGGGTTTTCACCCTGGGAATGTTAGTGCCCTGGGctaattcaaaa ggCGCGCTCGTGGGTGCGATAGCGGGATTTTTGATATCCGGGTGGTCTAGTCTCGGAGCCAATGCGATGATTGGTACTGGCGCTGTTATTCCTAAGAAACTTCCAGTTGATTTTAGTTACTGTTCCGGAAATGTGAGCCaaagttttataaatcaaTTCCCGGTTGATCACaa CGAGGATGATGTATTTCCGCTGTACCGGTTGTCCTACCACTGGTTCACCGGCTTGGGAACGATCACAGTACTAATAGTGGGAGTAATTGTGACCTGGATAACAGGACCAGAGGATATAATAAATGTCAATCGCGATTTATTGTCTCCTGTGATTCATAg gtTTCTGCcggatcaaaaaaataattttgaaatgggAAAGTGGCAGCAGAGATCAAATGTAGATATTAATACTCAaacaactaattttttaaatgaccgACCTCAAATCACAGCCCCATTGAATGAAACTTTgtcttaa